In the Silene latifolia isolate original U9 population chromosome 1, ASM4854445v1, whole genome shotgun sequence genome, TTTAAGGCCAGTAACCAGTCTATATTTGTTACTGTTGTTTATGGGCTTAATGATCCCAGAGCTAGGATGGGTTTGTGGGAAGAGCTGTCTTCTATCTCTGCCACTATCACTCAAGCTTGGGTTGTGTTGGGAGATTTCAATGTTGTTAGGAAGTTGAGTGAAAGAGTAGGACCTAATCCTCCTTCTACTCAGGATATTTTGGACTTTAATGCTTGTTTGGCTCACTGTTATTTGGATGACATGCATAGCCTGGGGTCTGAGTTTACATGGTTAAACAAGCAAGACACTGGTTCTAAAACTTGGGCTCGCCTGGTCAGGGTCCTTGTTAATTCTGACTGGCTCCTTACTTTTCCCTCTTCTTTTGCTTTTAGCCTACCTCTGGAATATCTGATCACTCTCCTCTTCTAGTCACTGTGGCTCCTGCTGGTTCCATCAAACGGAGGTTCAGCTTCCTTAATATCTGGCAGGAACACTCTGATTATAAGAGACTTGTTGCTACTGCTTGGCAAGTTCCCTGCTATGGTTCCCCAATGTATCAGCTGTTTCATAAGCTGAAAAGTCTGAGGTCCTCCCTTCAAATCCCGCATAAGGAATCCTTCTCTAATATTACTGGGAAAGTCCAGGCCGCTAAAAAGCAACTAGAAGCTTGCCAGTCTGCTCTACAGGCTGACCTGTTTTCTCCTCAGTTAATTGATCTGGAAAGGAAGTTGCTTGCTCAATATGCTGATTTAAATAAACAGGAAATGGATATGTTATTTCAACGGGCCAAGGTGCACAATATAAGGAAAGGAGAGTTTTTTTCCTCTAAAATTGCCTTGAGGAAGCACCATAGTACTATTGGTATGATTACTGACAAGGATGGTAATGTGAGGCATGGGCTTGATAATGTCAACTCTGCCTTTGTTGAGTATTACACTGGGCTACTTGGAGGGGAAGTTCAAGTTAAGCCTCTGAGTGACATTGTTTTATCAGATGGCCCTAAAGTTTCTGTTGAGGCTAGTGCTCAGCTAATACTTCCTATCACTAGGGGGAGATAAAGAAAGCCTTGTTTAGTATTTCATCTAACAAAAGTCCTGGCCAAGATGGGTTTTCCTCTGGATTTTTCAAAGGAGCTTGGGATATTGTTGGGGATGCTTTTTGCCTTGCTATTGAGGAGTATTTcagaaagggaagaatgatgaggaAAGTCAATACTACTCTCATTGCTCTTGTCCCTAAAAAGGAGGTGCCTCTTACAGTTCAGGATTTCAGGCCTATTGCTTGTTGTTCTGTTGTTTATAAGACTATTAGTAATATCATTGCTAATAGGCTTCAGACAGTCCTTCCTGATTTGGTGGGTAATGAGCAAGCTGCATTTATCAAGGAGCGCAGCATATTTGAAAATATTACGATGTCTCAAAATCTTATAAAAGGTTATAATCAAAGCCTCATATCTCCTAGATGTTTAATCAAAGGAGACATTAGGAAGGCTTTTGATTCTCTTCAGTGGGAGTTCATTAGACAAATGCTGAATGGATTAGGCTTTCCTTCTCAGTTTGTCAAGTGGACTATGGGTTGCATTACTTCCCCTTGGTTTTCTTTGAAAATTAATGGCACTCTGTGTGGGTTCTTTCCTGGAAAATCTGGGGTTAGACAGGGTGACCCTCTATCCCCTTACATCTTTGTTCTCAGTATAGAAATTCTCTCTCGACAACTTAGAAGACTTTACCTTCTCCCTCAGGTATCTTCTCATCCTAAATGTGCAAAACTATGTCTAAACCACTtggtttttgctga is a window encoding:
- the LOC141585829 gene encoding uncharacterized protein LOC141585829, which encodes MSHFSAYSIFSNKAQGRIWLFFIPSTVTINKVSFHEQLIHCDVWFKASNQSIFVTVVYGLNDPRARMGLWEELSSISATITQAWVVLGDFNVVRKLSERVGPNPPSTQDILDFNACLAHCYLDDMHSLGSEFTWLNKQDTGSKTWARLPTSGISDHSPLLVTVAPAGSIKRRFSFLNIWQEHSDYKRLVATAWQVPCYGSPMYQLFHKLKSLRSSLQIPHKESFSNITGKVQAAKKQLEACQSALQADLFSPQLIDLERKLLAQYADLNKQEMDMLFQRAKVHNIRKGEFFSSKIALRKHHSTIGMITDKDGNVRHGLDNVNSAFVEYYTGLLGGEVQVKPLSDIVLSDGPKGEIKKALFSISSNKSPGQDGFSSGFFKGAWDIVGDAFCLAIEEYFRKGRMMRKVNTTLIALVPKKEVPLTVQDFRPIACCSVVYKTISNIIANRLQTVLPDLVGNEQAAFIKERSIFENITMSQNLIKGYNQSLISPRCLIKGDIRKAFDSLQWEFIRQMLNGLGFPSQFVKWTMGCITSPWFSLKINGTLCGFFPGKSGVRQGDPLSPYIFVLSIEILSRQLRRLYLLPQVSSHPKCAKLCLNHLVFADDLMIFMRGDVPSVVDVAQCLDEFASVSGLHANPAKTSIYYGGVAEDVRKQIGVLTGYSEEQFPFRYLGVTLNPDRLAPGMFKVMIDKIQSSIHHWTGNLPSYAGKLQLINSVFVWLGKLLCKPHHAESWRAILKVRDSLLGLVGDQVAVQAVLHSCVLKGRFVISKVYDKRRPKRSKLGWARVLSYPEIRPKHKICLIQAAQQVLSTVDKISARGYHLADVALAWLDWIMVGSGLEELVITSATSTWDAYLEMCFGL